One window of Candidatus Neomarinimicrobiota bacterium genomic DNA carries:
- a CDS encoding methyltransferase domain-containing protein, producing the protein MKNEGTVYAVDVDSEMIGFVSDMAIDDRGYDAVRAVLAEYNDPLLPTGEIDLIFTCNTYHHMQNRSIYFHNIRKALRNEGRVAIIDFDNRNWLIKLLGHWTLRETVIDELEAAGFALQADHEFLDRQFLLIFTESE; encoded by the coding sequence GTGAAGAACGAAGGAACGGTCTACGCTGTAGATGTGGACAGCGAGATGATAGGTTTTGTAAGCGACATGGCAATTGATGACCGAGGATATGACGCTGTACGGGCTGTGCTGGCTGAATACAATGATCCCTTGCTCCCAACTGGTGAAATCGACCTTATATTCACCTGCAACACCTACCATCATATGCAAAATCGGAGCATCTATTTTCACAACATCAGGAAGGCACTACGTAACGAGGGGAGAGTCGCCATCATAGATTTTGACAATAGAAACTGGCTCATAAAGCTGCTCGGTCACTGGACTCTAAGGGAGACTGTCATCGATGAACTGGAAGCGGCCGGTTTCGCCCTGCAGGCCGATCACGAATTCCTCGACAGGCAGTTCCTACTGATCTTCACTGAAAGTGAATAA
- a CDS encoding haloacid dehalogenase-like hydrolase, with protein sequence MNESVKSRLILFDIDGTLLDPGTLARELMDEVVTDVVGQSPELQVTDVAGFTDPVIIRTALTKLGRTDGEISAIVDDILHQYLQRLRKKYPEYEKPRLYDDAMPLVTACKSRGWCVGLLSGNIREAAEVKLKRFGIWKEFAFGVFGDDAVSRDDLLWVAREHAWDTLAQAYTYDRMVLVGDTPNDARIADENGVSSLIVCRRPEWKRKIEEHNPTWLVNSFDNVGKIIEWFEEE encoded by the coding sequence ATGAACGAATCGGTAAAGAGCAGGCTCATCCTCTTTGATATTGACGGCACCCTTTTGGATCCCGGTACCCTCGCCAGAGAATTGATGGACGAAGTGGTGACTGACGTCGTCGGTCAATCTCCGGAACTTCAGGTAACTGACGTGGCCGGCTTCACGGACCCTGTCATTATACGAACCGCCCTTACGAAACTTGGACGGACTGACGGGGAGATCAGTGCAATAGTAGATGACATTCTCCATCAATATCTGCAGCGGCTGCGAAAGAAGTATCCGGAGTACGAAAAGCCTCGTCTCTACGATGATGCCATGCCGTTGGTGACAGCGTGTAAGTCCCGCGGGTGGTGTGTCGGTCTGCTTTCAGGGAATATTCGCGAGGCGGCAGAAGTAAAGCTGAAGCGGTTCGGCATCTGGAAGGAGTTCGCTTTTGGCGTCTTCGGGGACGATGCGGTTTCTCGTGATGATTTGCTGTGGGTGGCGCGTGAGCATGCCTGGGACACTCTGGCGCAGGCTTATACCTATGACAGGATGGTTCTGGTGGGGGATACGCCCAACGATGCCAGAATCGCAGATGAAAACGGCGTGAGTTCGCTTATTGTCTGCCGCAGACCAGAGTGGAAGAGGAAGATTGAGGAGCATAATCCCACCTGGCTGGTGAATTCATTTGATAATGTTGGGAAAATCATAGAGTGGTTTGAGGAGGAGTAA
- a CDS encoding redoxin domain-containing protein: MVQLVLLSALLTVSSMADSVVQNEHEYSSIRISSHPAIKELINFPVTTPQGAKTGVLDKYEKSGYPDVLIISFMAAWCKNCHYEAPYVESIYREWHDRGLEMTMVAEYSPKDKWRDGFVKKHHLTIPYVYGEIPAKVKALRETTTHYRLRKLLDDKRGWGTPFHILIVCGNKDSVYFVTGEFMVEELEKFLSENLRSPHSGDR; this comes from the coding sequence ATGGTTCAATTAGTTCTGCTGTCCGCGTTGCTCACGGTGTCATCGATGGCTGACTCGGTTGTGCAAAATGAGCATGAATATTCCAGTATCCGCATTTCCTCCCATCCGGCTATCAAAGAACTGATCAATTTCCCAGTTACGACGCCCCAGGGAGCGAAAACAGGAGTTCTAGACAAGTACGAAAAGAGCGGATACCCAGATGTTCTGATCATCTCGTTCATGGCGGCGTGGTGCAAGAATTGCCACTACGAAGCGCCTTATGTAGAAAGTATCTACCGCGAGTGGCATGACCGGGGTCTTGAGATGACTATGGTGGCTGAATATTCACCGAAAGACAAATGGCGAGATGGTTTCGTCAAGAAGCATCATTTGACCATTCCGTACGTCTACGGAGAGATTCCCGCAAAAGTGAAAGCATTGCGTGAGACGACGACCCACTACAGACTGCGGAAACTGCTTGATGACAAAAGAGGATGGGGAACACCCTTCCATATACTGATAGTGTGTGGTAATAAGGATTCCGTCTATTTTGTGACCGGTGAATTTATGGTTGAAGAGTTGGAGAAGTTTCTCTCAGAAAACCTCAGATCACCCCATTCCGGCGACAGATAA
- a CDS encoding SDR family NAD(P)-dependent oxidoreductase, with protein sequence MKLDEMICVVTGASGATGSVIVEVLGEKCRAVVGVTRGVEVDWHSLGGNRFEVTANILNQTSVGFLVSEVLRHLDSFHVWINVVGGFNMGGSVEETESEDWPKMFDLNFISMLNCCRKTLPVFNAQQFGCIINFGSAVALNGMAQAAPYAVSKAAVVNLTKTIALEGKESGITANVIVPMIIDTPANRKAMPEADFSKWTPPVAVADAIVEIVKSGRSGGVIRV encoded by the coding sequence GTGAAACTGGATGAAATGATCTGTGTGGTGACGGGAGCGTCCGGCGCTACGGGTTCAGTCATTGTGGAGGTGCTGGGTGAAAAATGCCGGGCGGTAGTAGGTGTTACGAGGGGAGTCGAAGTGGATTGGCATAGCCTGGGCGGTAACCGCTTCGAAGTCACAGCGAACATCCTGAACCAGACAAGTGTCGGTTTTCTTGTTTCGGAAGTTCTCAGGCATCTTGACTCTTTTCACGTTTGGATCAATGTGGTGGGAGGGTTCAACATGGGAGGATCGGTTGAGGAGACAGAATCTGAAGATTGGCCCAAAATGTTTGATCTGAACTTCATATCGATGCTCAACTGTTGCAGGAAGACGTTGCCCGTCTTCAATGCGCAACAGTTTGGCTGCATCATAAACTTTGGCTCGGCGGTTGCTCTTAACGGTATGGCTCAGGCGGCGCCTTACGCGGTCAGCAAAGCGGCGGTGGTTAATCTGACGAAGACCATTGCCCTTGAGGGGAAGGAAAGCGGCATAACGGCTAACGTTATTGTGCCGATGATTATTGATACACCCGCAAACCGGAAAGCAATGCCCGAGGCCGACTTTTCCAAGTGGACGCCGCCGGTCGCCGTAGCGGATGCAATTGTTGAAATCGTTAAGTCAGGGCGCAGCGGTGGGGTCATCCGTGTATAG